The genomic region CAGATCCGCCTGTGGGGATCGATCGGCTTCATCCTGGCCGTGGTGCTGTTGGGGCGGTTGTTCGAATGGCTGAGCCTGGACATCTATCCGGTGACGATCGTGGTGATCATGGCCGGTATTGCCCTGAGTACCGCCTGGGTCCCCCCTGCGCAACCCGTGAGCCACGGCAATCGCTCGGCGGGAGAGGGCTTTCTCGAACAGTTGCGCAGACCCGGCGTACTGGCTTTTTACGCTTGCGTCGCGTTGATGCAACTGAGCCATGGTCCCTACTACACCTTCCTGACCCTGCATCTTGACAGCCTCGGCTACAGTCGCGGCCTGATCGGACTGCTCTGGGCCGTGGGGGTGGTAGCCGAAGTCCTGATGTTCCTGGCCATGAGCCGGATTCTTGCGCGGTTTTCCGTGCGCCGGGTACTGTTGGTGAGCTTTCTGCTGGCGGCCTTGCGCTGGCTGCTGCTGGGGTCTTTGGCCGAACACCTGTGGGCGTTGCTGTTCGCCCAACTGCTCCACGCGGCTACCTTTGGCAGTTTTCATGCCTCGGCCATTCATTTCGTCCAACGCAGCTTCGGTTCACGTCAGCAAGGCCAGGGTCAGGCCCTGTACGCCGCGTTGTCCGGGACCGGTGGCGCCTTGGGGGCCTTGTATGCCGGCTATAGCTGGAATGCCCTGGGGCCGACCCTGACCTTCAGTATCGCCAGCCTGGCCGCCCTGGCCGCCGCGATGATCATTGCCACACGCATGCAAGAGGACCGGCCCTGAGCCCTTCCCGAGGAAATAGAAGCCCATGAGCATTCTGTTCGTTTACCCTGTCAGCAGCCCGGAACTTCCCAACAAGGTGCTGACCCACATCGATGACATTGCCTCGACGCTGGCGGAGCAGGGCGTTCGTTTCGAGCGCTTGCCGGTGGCCACGCCGATCCGCCCCGGGACCGACGCAGAGCAGGTGCTCGAGGCCTGTCGGACACAACTCGAGCCGTTGATGAGCCGGCTCGGTGTTGTGGCGAGCGAGGTCATCAGCCTCGATCCTTCTCACCCGCAGAGAGTCGAGCACTGTGCAGCGTTCTTGCGCGCGCAGCACCAGAATGCCCATGAAGTACGGTTCTTTCTGGGCGGACGGGGCCTGCTCAGCTTGCACATCGGCGACTATGTTTATGCCGTGTTGTGCGAACGCAACGATGTGATCTCGATACCGGCGGGTACCGCGCACTGGTTCGACCTGGGCGAGGAGCCGCGTTGCGTGGCGATTCGTCTGTTCGACAAGGCTGAAGGGCGGGTGAGCACCTTTGTCGAGGAAGATCTGGCCGGTCGTTTCCCCGGTCTTGACGACTGAATAGGCAGGTTGCCGACATTAAACAAGTGCCCGACGGCATGAGTGATTAAAACTTGAGTCGGAAGTGAATGTTTTAAATTGTAGGATGCTGCCGAATGAAATGTCGGCAATCCCTGTTTATGTTTGTAGTTGGTTGTTAATTCCCGCTTCTGTGCAACTCTCTGTTTTCGACGGTTGTTCAGACAACGACTGTACGAACTGTTGAAAGTCACAGGGAGAAACAGACATGAGCATTCCCGATAGACGGGTGGCCGCTGTCGCGCATGCGGCCCGGCATCGGTCGGTGGATATCAAGGATGAGAGGGAGCCGCTTAAACAGGATGTTGTTCAAGTGGTACTTCTGCCGGGGTTGAAGAAGAATCGTCGAAACCGTCTTTCCAAGACCCAGACGCTCAGCGAAAAGGAACTGGAAGTGCTCAAGTGGGCGAGGGCGGGCAAGACAGTCTGGGAAATCAGCGTGATCCGCAACGTATCCGAAGCCACGGTGAAGTTCCATCTGCGCAACATCTATCACAAGTTGGGTGTGAGCAACCGGGCCCACGCCGTGGGTGAGGCCGTCAATCGCGGCCTGGTCTGACGCACGGGCGTGGTCCGGTCTGCTGCTGTTCAGTTAGGCACTCATTCAGAAGCTCATTCAGGAGCTAAGTGAATAACCCAGTGCGTGGCTCAGTGATAGGACGGCAGGGCGAAACGGTTCTGGCTTTGCAGCAGGGCAATGGACGGCAGTTCGCTGGGCTGGCCGGCGAGGTCGCGTCGAATCGCGCTGATCACCCAGGTCAGTTGTTCAGCAGTATGCAACTGGGCGTAGGAGATCGAGCGTTTGAGCTGCTTGCCGTCGCTGTCACGCAGCGTCAGCAGCACTCCGCCGTCGGGACGTGGCTGAGTGGTGACTTCGTAGTTGGAGAATACAGAAGAGAATTTTTCCTGGATCAGGTCCATGTCTATCAACTCCGTCAGCGCGTGGATGGCTAGGTATGGAGTGATAGTTGCAGTGATTGTGCCAGTATCTGACTTTTATAAAATCCAATAAAATCAATAATTTGCTGTTTTTTGGATTTTATGGGGTCGTGCAAAATGCAAGATAGGCTGTCGTGCATCCTGCATTTTGCCGAATGATCGATGCCGCCGCTTCGTTGCCTCCACCGCCGCGTTTACCGCGGGCTTCGAGGATACAAAACTTTGCAAAACCTTCATGTACAGCTTCGCCAGGCTTGCCGTATTTTTCGAAGCGAGGCGGGCTCCAGGCGATCATTCGAACCCGGGTGCGACACCCTGGGCCGCAACGACAAGGATGGTTTGCGAGGTTGTCGGCCCGGACGACGTTCGCTCGATAATAATAAAAGACAGGATGTGACCCATGAACGTTCAAACTGATGACGTGATCACCTGGGGCATGATGCTCCGCAAGCTACCCACCTTGGCCAAGGCGCTGCCGCGTGTCATCCGCGGGCTCAAGCTGTCCAAGGTGAAGGCGCCCGACCAGCCTTGCGGGCTTGCCTGGAGTTTCGAGCAGGCAGTGGCGCGCAACCCTTCGGGGCCAGCGCTGTTGTATGGCAATCGCTCCCTGAGCTATCTGCAGGCCAACCAGTGGGCCAACCGGATTGCCCATTACCTGACCGGCCAGGGTCTTGGCAAAGGCGATGTGGTGGGTGTCCTGGTCGACAACCGGATCGAGTTGCTGATCACGGTGTTGGCGGTGGCCAAGGTCGGCGGCGTCTGCGCGATGCTCAACACATCCCAGACCCAGGGCGCCCTGGTCCACAGCATTACCCTGGTGTCCCCGGTGGCGATGGTGGTGGGTGCAGAGTTGCTCGACGGGTATTCGGCGGTACGTGAGCAGGTATCCGTCGACCCGTCCCGGCACTACTTCGTGGCGGACCAGGAGACCGATGTCGACCCGGGTGAGGCGCCAGCGGGCTGGATCAACCTGATGGCAGCGAGTGTCGGCCAGGACCAGGCCAACCCGGCCAGCAGCCAGCAGATCTTCTGTGATGACCCGTGCTTCTATATCTATACCTCCGGTACCACCGGCCTGCCCAAGGCCGGGATCTTCCGCCACGGTCGCTGGATGAAGACCTACGCCAGCTTTGGCCTGATCGCCCTCGACATGAGCCCGCAGGACGTCCTTTATTGCACCCTGCCGCTGTATCACGCCACGGGCCTGTGCGTGTGCTGGGGTTCGGCGATTGCCGGCGCCTCGGGATTCGCCTTCCGGCGCAAGTTCAGCGCCAGCCAGTTCTGGGACGAGGCGCGGCGTTTCAACGCCACGACCCTGGGTTATGTGGGCGAGCTGTGCCGTTACCTGCTGGACCAGCCGCCCAGTCCCAACGACAGGCACAACAAGGTGGTGAAAATGATCGGCAACGGTTTGCGCCCCAGCGTCTGGCGGGAGTTCAAGCAGCGTTTCGACATCGATCACATCAGCGAATTCTATGCGGCCAGCGATGGCAACATCGGTTTCACCAACGCGCTCAACTTCAACAACACCATCGGTTTTTCCCTGATGTCCTGGGCGCTGGTGGAATATGCCCCGGATTGCGGTACACCCTTGCGTGATACCGACGGTTTCATGCGCAAGGTGCCCAAGGGCGGCCAGGGGCTGCTGCTGGCCCGGATCGACGACAAGGCGCCGCTCGATGGCTACACCGAGTCGGCCAAGACCCAGAAGGTGGTGTTGTGTGATGTGTTCGAAAAGGGCGACCGTTATTTCAACACGGGCGACCTGTTGCGCGATATCGGCTTCGGGCATGCGCAATTCGTCGACCGCCTGGGTGACTCCTACCGCTGGAAGGGCGAGAACGTCTCCACCACCGAAGTGGAGAACATCCTGTTGCAGCACCCGCACATTGCCGAAGTGGTGTCCTACGGCGTTGAGATCAGCAACACCAACGGGCGGGCCGGAATGGCGGCGATCACCCCGGCCGAATCGCTGGCGACCCTGGATTTCGCCGAGTTGCTGAGTTTCGCCCGCCAGCAGATGCCGACCTACGCGATCCCGCTGTTTCTGCGGGTGAAACTGAAGATGGAAACCACCGGGACGTTCAAGTATCAGAAGGGGCGGCTCAGGGATGAGGCTTTTGACCCCGGCAAGTCGGGCAATGATCCGATCTATGCCTGGCTGCCGGGTTCCGATACCTATGTACAGGTGACGGGGCAGATCCATGAAGACATTCATGCCGGTAAGTTTCGTTATTGATTCTGGCTATGGAAACACTTGAAAAATAAGGCATGACAGGGAAACTCAAGCTCGGGAAACTGGCTCAATAGATGAGCCGTTTCTCGTTTAGCCACAGGGAGTCCGAAATGTCCGATCAACCCCGACAAATGACCGAAGAAGAAGCCGCCGAATTTGCCGAACAGGTATTCGACGTAGCGCGCAAAGGCGATGCGGCGATGCTCGCGGCCCTGCTGAGCAAGGGGCTGCCGGCCAACCTGCGCAATCACAAGGGTGACACGCTGCTGATGCTCGCCAGCTATCACGGCCATGCCGATGCGGTGCGGGTGCTGCTCGAATACAAGGCCGATCCGGAGATTCGCAACGCCAATGGCCAGAGCCCGATTGCCGGTGCTGCCTTCAAGGGTGACTTGGCGATGGTCAAGTTGCTGATCGAAGGCGGTGCCCAGGTCGAGGGGGCTTCGGCGGACGGCCGCACGGCCTTGATGATGGCGGCGATGTTCAACCGCACCGCGATCGTCGAGTATCTGCTCGGTCAGGGCGCCGATCCGCACGCCACGGACGCCAATGGCGTCACGGCACTGGCGGCGGCCCAGACCATGGGGGCGACGGACACGGCTGCGCAGTTGCAGCAACTCCAGGCCTGATGCCACAGGCGCCGCGCAGGTCTGGCACCTGCGCGGCGCCTGCATTTGCGCTATCCTTCTCGCCCCGAACAGCTCCAGGTCGCAGGATCCCCATGAAAACCGCCCTTATCGAACTCATCACTAAAATCAGCTCCGGCTGCATGGGCGAGGCCGAGATCCTGCGGATCGCCGACGAGGCGGTTCAGGCCTACGCGGACGAGGCCGGCTTCCTGGCGGCCAATCCGGATATCAACTACGACGACAGTTTCCCGATTCCCCTTGGGGAATGGGTGGTGGTGGGCAGCCTGCCGGAGACGGTGCTGTTCCAGGCGGACACCTACATGGACCTGTTTGCCCAGATCGTCGAGTCCTTTGGCAAGGACGTGACGTTCAACATCAAGCCCAGGCAACTGGCCAAGGTCGAGGCGCTGACGGCGCTGAACCGCATCCAGATCCAGCTTTCCAGCATGAACCCGGAGATGGGCGGCTATGTGCTGCTGAACTTCAGCCAACTGCTGGATGACGAGTTGCAGGTCGTACTGGTCTACGGTAACGACCTGCCGCGAGTACTGAAACTGTGTGAGCAGGTCGGTATTGCCGCCGCGCCGTCCCTGGAGGCCTTGCGGGTCGCCTTGCACGTCTGAGGTGTGCAATGAAAGGAACCCTGGTCGCGGCCAGCTATCCTAGATAAGGCCAGTCCTCACTCGGAGCAGCACCATGGGTTCAACCTTCAATGGCCTCGTTGGCCTGATTATTCTGGCCCTGGATATCTGGGCCATTCTCAACGTACTGAAAAGCGGTGCCGAAACCGGGATGAAAATCCTCTGGGTGCTGCTGATCGCCCTGTTGCCGGTATTGGGGCTGATCATCTGGGCGATCGCCGGGCCGCGAGGTAACGTGCGGATATAGTCGGTGTGGCTTGCCGAGGCGTTGCATGGCGCTTCGGCAAGTGATTCTTTTTTGTATGTCAAAACATGCTCAAAACGAAATTTTCACATTCTCTTTAAGACAATTCTTCCCTGTGATTTGGCCCTTTCCTGCTGAAAATGGTTGCCCGGCAACGATTTTTTGTCTGGAGGCGGGCGGATTTCCACGGCTAATGGCGATACATGGGGTGGTAAACCATCGATGATCGTGCAACATTTGCCGGCTTCGCGTCCCCCTCGTGATTCATTTTGAGGGCAGGGCGCTGCCGCACCCGACTTTTCAACTGAATCCAACGAGTCCCCAATCGACATGGCAAACCCGGACGCCCTGAGCAAGCAGCGCCCCTCAACGCGCTTGCCGCAACCGACAGTTAAGTCTCACCTGGCCTACACGCTGTTGTGCGCATTGATCATGATGGTGATGTTCACCCTGCTGCGGGTGGCGTTGCTGGTCTACAACCGCGAGATGATTCTTGACACACCGGCCTCTACCTTCCTCGAAGCGTTCGGCAATGGTCTGCGTTTCGATATCCGCATCGTGGTCTACCTCTGCATTCCGCTGACGCTGGCTTTCCTCAGCGCGCGGGCGATGGCCGCACGTGGCCTGTTCCGTTTCTGGCTGACGCTGACCTCGAGTCTGGCGCTGTTCTTCGGCCTGATGGAGATGGACTTCTACCGCGAGTTTCACCAGCGCCTCAACGGCCTGGTGTTCCAGTACGTGAAGGAAGACCCGAAAACCGTCATGAGCATGCTCTGGTACGGTTTCCCGGTGGTCCGCTACCTGCTGGCCTGGGCCGTGGGGACCGTGGTCCTGAGCCTGTTGTTCCGCGGTGCCGACCGTATCACTCGTCCCCGTAGCGGTTTTGGTGCCAGCGTTGGCGCCCGTGCCGTTGCGCCGTGGTATGCGCGCACCGCGCTGTTCGTGGTGCTGTTGCTGATCTGCGTCGTTGCCGCTCGCGGTACCCTGCGCCAAGGGCCACCGCTGCGCTGGGGTGATGCCTATACCACCAGCTCGAACTTCGCCAACCAGTTGGGTCTCAATGGCTCGTTGACGCTGATCTCGGCGGCCCAGAGTCGTCTGTCCGATGATCGCGGCAACATCTGGAAGGCCACCCTCGATCAGCCTCTGGCTCAACAGACCGTTCGCGACATGCTGCTGACCAGCAATGACAAACTGGTCGACAGCGATATCGCCGCGATCCGCCGTGACACCACGCCACCGGCGCAGAACACCCTGCCGATCAAGAACGTGGTGGTGATCCTGATGGAGAGCTTCGCCGGTCACTCGGTCGGTGCCCTCGGTCGTCCCGGCAACATCACCCCGTACTTCGACAAGCTGTCGAAGGAAGGCCTGTTGTTCGAGCGCTTCTTCTCCAACGGCACCCACACCCACCAGGGCATGTTCGCCACCATGGCGTGCTTTCCGAACCTGCCTGGTTTCGAGTACCTGATGCAGACGCCGGAGGGCAGCCACAAACTGTCCGGCCTGCCGCAACTGCTCAGTGCCCGCAAGTATGACGACGTGTATGTCTACAACGGCGATTTTGCCTGGGACAACCAGTCGGGCTTCTTCGGCAGCCAGGGCATGACCACCTTCATTGGCCGCAACGACTTCGTCAATCCGGTGTTCTCCGATCCGACCTGGGGTGTGTCCGACCAGGACATGTTCAACCGCAGCCTCGAAGAGCTGAAGGCCCGTGAAGCGAGCGGCAAGCCGTTCTATGCCTTGCTGCAGACGCTGTCCAACCACACACCGTATGCGTTGCCGACGCCGTTGCCGGTCGAACCTGTCACCGATCGCGGTACGCTCAGCGAGCACCTCACCGCCATGCGTTATGCCGACTGGGCACTGGGCCAGTTCTTCGAGAAGGCCCGCCAGGAGCCTTACTTCAAGGACACCCTGTTCGTGGTGGTGGGCGATCATGGCTTCGGCAATGACGAGCAGATCACTGAAATGGATCTGGGTCGTTTCAACGTCCCGCTGCTGCTGATCGGCCCTGGCATTCAGGAGAAGTTCGGTGCGCGCCGCGATACCGTTGGCACCCAGATCGATATCGTGCCGACCATCATGGGCCGTCTGGGAGGCGAATTCCGCCAGCAGTGCTGGGGACGTGACCTGCTCAATCTGCCGGAAGGCGACCAGGGCATCGGCATGATCAAACCGTCGGGTAACGAACCGACCGTGGCGATCATCAACGGTGATCACATGCTGGTTCAACCCAAGGACATGCCGGCCAAGCTCTGGCGCTACCACTTGGGCGCCAACCCGGGCGGCGAGGTGATTACCGAATCGCCGGACGAGGCTGCGTTGAAGCAGAAGCTGGGTTCGTTCATCCAGACCGCGACCAAGAGCCTGCTCGATAACACGGCGGGTGTCGCACCGGTTCAGAAATAACCGTTACGTCATAGCCTGAAAAAACGCCCCGATCTGTCGGGGCGTTTTTCATTATCCGGCCGCACTTTACCAGGCCGTGTCTTTCGATGCAGGCCGACGCAAGCGGCCTGCGGTCATATCTTCCCGAGCAACAGCAGAATCAGCAGCACCACCAGGATCGTGCCGAGAATACCCGAAGGGCCATAACCCCAACTTCTGGAGTGTGGAAAGACTGGCAGGCCGCCAATCAACAACAGGATCAGGATGACAATCAGAATAGTGGTCATGGTGTTTTCCTTATGAGTTATTCCATCGGTAAAGCGTTCGTTTCGTGGGTTTGATAACGAGCCGCTTTAAATGTCCGACTGGAGCGTCATCGGGAAAATTCAGTTTTTTATCCAGGTATTTTTCCGGGTGTTTATTTCCTTTACCCAATGGCTGCTGATTCGCTTCTCCAGTGTTATCGGCGGAACTCGCCGGGGTTGCGACAGTCGTTCTCGGGCGCAACTTTGCCTCAACTATTCAGCAATCTGATGGTGCATGGGCGGGTGATCTTCCTTCGCTACACTGCGGCTCATTCCTCCGAACGCACAAGGCATTCTCCTATGCAAAATCGCATCATGATCACTGGCGCCGGCTCTGGCCTGGGCCGCGAAATCGCACTGCGTTGGGCGCGTGAGGGCTGGCGACTGGCCTTGTCCGACGTCAGCGAAGCCGGGTTGCAGGAAACTCTCGGGCTGGTCCGCGAGGCGGGCGGCGATGGTTTCACCCAGCGCTGCGATGTGCGTGACTACAGCCAGTTGACGGCCCTGGCCCAGGCCTGTGAGGACAAGTTCGGCGGTATCGATGTGATCGTCAACAATGCTGGCGTGGCCTCCGGTGGCTTCTTCAGTGAATTGTCCCTGGAAGATTGGGAGTGGCAGATCGCGATCAACCTGATGGGCGTGGTCAAGGGGTGCAAGGCTTTCCTGCCGCTGCTGGAGCAGAGCAAGGGCAAGATCATCAATATCGCCTCCATGGCCGCCCTGATGCAGGGCCCGGCCATGAGCAACTACAACGTTGCCAAGGCGGGCGTGGTGGCCTTGTCCGAAAGCCTGCTGGCCGAGCTGGCGCAAGAGGAAATCGCTGTGCATGTGGTTTGCCCATCGTTTTTCCAGACCAACCTGCTGGACTCCTTCCGGGGGCCGACACCGGCCATGAAGGCTCAGGTCGGCAAGTTGCTGGAAAGTTCGCCGATCACAGCCAGCGATATCGCCGACTACATCTTCGAGCGTGTCGTACAAGGCGAATTCATGATTCTGCCCCATGAGCAGGGCCGTATGGCCTGGGCGCTGAAACAGAAAAATCCGCAGTTGCTCTATGACGAAATGACCGTGATGGCCAACAAGATGCGGGCCAAGGCCAGGCAGTCGGCCCAGTAGTGGGCGGCACGTCCCGGTCAGCTCTGGCGGTAGCGAAAGATCTGACTGGGTAAAGGTATGAAATCTGATTCTGTAGGGCGAATCGGCTGTGTCGGTAAGGGCAGGCTGATTTGCCGCTACTGCATTGAAGGTACCGACCTGGCCGGGCAGTCTTGGGCACTCATAAACCCTTGAGGATGAGTGCCATGCTTGTATTGAGCCGTGTCGTGGGCGAGAGGATTTCCATCGGCGACAACATCACCGTGCGGATTCTCGCCGTCAATGGCAACCACGTGCGTTTTGGCGTGGAAGCGCCGAAGAACGTCAATGTCCATCGTGCCGAAATCTACCGGCGGATCCTGACCCAGGTCGAGCCTGTCCGCGAACCGGTGGCCTGACCTTCAATCGAAGAACTCCTTGGGCACCGCATGCTTGGGCAACAGTTGGCACTGCTGGCTTTCCAGGTCGAAGAAAATCACCGCCTGGCCTTTGCTCAGCGCCTGCCGGACCCTGAGTACGCGGGTTTCCTGGGGGGTATCGTCGCCATTGTCGGTACCGTCGCGGCTGACGAAATCCTCGATCAGCCGGGTCAGGGTATCGGGTTCGAGTTGGTCGTAGGGAATCAGCATGAAAGGCTCTCTTCGGGAATCGGCGTGATGCTACTGCGCCTGGCCGGTCCCGGCTACCGCTAATCGGCCAATAGTCGGGTAACCGGCCATGGGCCGGCGCTTGCGCGACGGGCTTCAGTCGAGCGGGCTGCGTTGACCAATCAGGCTGTCGACCGCAGGCACCCGGGTATCGCTTTCCATCTGGGTACCATGCTCCAGTTGCCGGCTGAAGCGCTCAAGAGAGCCGGTGGCCGGTTGCGCATCGCTGGCGAACACCGGTGGGCTGAGCAGGTAGGCGCTGAGCAGGCGGCTCAACGCCGCGAGGCTGTCGATATGGGTACGTTCATAACCATGGGTGGCATCGCAGCCGAACGCCAGCAGCGCCATGCGACTGTCGTGTCCGGCGGTGACCGCCGAATGGGCATCGCTGAAGTAGTAGCGGAACAGGTCGCGGCGTACCGGCAGTTCATTGGCGGCCGCCAGGTTCAGCAGATGGCGTGACAGGTGATAGTCGTAGGGGCCGCCGGAGTCCTGCATCGCCACGCTGACCGCATGTTCGTTCGAATGCTGGCCGGGCGCGACCGGCGCGATATCGATGCCGACGAACTCGCTGACATCCCAGGGCAGGGCCGCCGCCGCACCGCTGCCGATTTCCTCGGTAATGGTGAACAGCGGGTGACAGTCGATCAGCGGTTGCACACCGCTTTCGACGATGGCCTTGAGTGCCGCGAGCAGGGCTGCGACGCCGGCTTTGTCGTCCAGATGACGGGCGCTGATATGGCCGCTCTCGGTGAATTCCGGTAACGGGTCGAAGGCGACGAAGTCACCGATGCCGATGCCCAGCGAGTCGCAGTCGGCACGGGTCGCGCAATAGGCGTCCAGGCGCAGTTCGATGTGGTCCCAGCTGACCGGCAGTTCGTCCACGGCAGTATTGAAGGCGTGCCCGGACGCCATCAGTGGCAACACGCTGCCACGAATCACCCCGGTATCGGTGAACAGGCTGACCCGGCTGCCTTCGGCAAAACGGCTGGACCAGCAGCCGACCGGCGCCAGGCTCAAGCGGCCATTGTCCTTGATCGCCCGCACGGCGGCGCCGATGGTATCCAGGTGCGCCGACACGGCGCGGTCGGGGCTGCTTTGGCGGCCCTTGAGCGTGGCGCGGATGGTCCCGCGGCGGGTCAGTTCGAAGGGAATGCCAAGCTCTTCGAGGCGTTCGGCGACATAACGCACGATGGTGTCGGTGAATCCGGTCGGGCTGGGAATGGCGAGCATTTCCAGCAGTACCCGTTGCAGGTAGTCGAGGTCGGGAGTGGGGATTGGGGTGGTCATGGCTACTCCTGTTCCTGTGGGCGTCGGCGTGCTGGCGATAGCGCTGGGTCAACCTGCGCAGAGGCCAACTCTCGGGTTGCAATCGCCAGCAAGACGGCTCCCACAATTATTCGAGTTGAGTCAGCGGCCGAGGCGCTTATTGCAGGGGCCGGCTATGGGGAAACAGCAGGTCGATGAAACGCTCCGCCGTCGGTTGGGGTTCGTGGTTGGCCAACCCGCAGCGCTCGTTGGCTTCGATGAACACATACTCCGGCTGGTCGGCCGCCGGGACCATCAGGTCCAGGCCGACCACCGGGATATCCAGCGCCCGGGCTGCCTGGATGGCCGCTTCGGCCAGTGTCGCATGGAGGATCCCGGTGACGTCCTCAAGTCTGCCTCCGGTGTGCAGATTGGCGGTCCGTCGCACCGCCAGTTGCTCGCCTTGGGCCAGAATGGTGTTGTAGTCATAACCGGCGGCGTGCAGCGTGCGCTGGGTTTCCCCATCGAGCGGAATCCGGCTCTCACCGTCGGTGGCGGCCTGGCGTCGGCGGCTCTGGGCTTCGATCAGGGCGCCGATGCTGTGCTGGCCGTCGCCGATCACCTGGGCCGGGTGGCGCAGCGCGGCAGCCACCACCTGGAAGCCGATCACCACGATGCGCAGATCCAGCCCTTCGTGGAAACTCTCCAGCAGCACCCGCTTGTCGAAGGCGCGGGCGGCATCGATGGCTTGCTCGACGTCCTCGGGGGTGCGCAGGTCCACCGCCACGCCTTGTCCCTGCTCGCCATCCAGCGGTTTGACGACAATCCGCTGGTGCGTGCGCAGAAATGCCCGGTTGTCCTCGGCGGTCGCGGCGAGTTGTTGATGCGGCACGTTCAGGCCCGCGTCCCGGAGCACGCGGTGGGTCAGGCTCTTGTCCTGGCACAGGCTCATGCTGATGGCGCTGGTCAGGTCGGTCAGCGATTCGCGGCAACGTACCCGGCGCCCGCCATGGGTCAAGGTGAACATCCCGGCGGCGGCATCGTCGACCTGCACGTCGATGCCGCGTCGGTGGGCTTCTTCCACCAGGATCCGCGCATAGGGATTGAACTCGGCTTGCGGTCCCGGTCCGAGGAACAGCGGTTGGTTGATACCGTTCTTGCGCTTGATGGCAAAGGTGCTGAGGGTGCGAAACCCCAGCTTGGCGTACAGGTTCTTGGCCTGCCGGTTGTCATGCAGCACCGACAGATCGAGATGGTTCAGGCCTCGGCTCATGAAGTGCTCGATCAGGTGGCGCACCAGTACCTCGCCGACCCCCGGCCGGCTGCACTGTGGATCGACCGCCAGGCACCAGAGGCTGCAACCGTTTTCCGGGTCATGAAACGCCTTGTGGTGATTGAGCCCCATGACGCTGCCGATCAGCGCGCCGCTGTCTTCGTCTTCCGCCAGCCAATAGACCGGCCCGCCCTGATGACGTGGGGTCAGCCGCTCGGGGTCGATCGGCAGCATGCCGCGGGCGACATACAACTGGTTGATCGCCAGCCAGTCCTCGCGGCTCTGCGCCCGGCGAATCCGGAACCCGCGAAACACTCGGGTGGCCGGGCGGTAATCGCTGAACCACAGCCGCAGGGTATCTGACGGGTCGAGAAACAACTGCTGCGG from Pseudomonas asplenii harbors:
- the csrA gene encoding carbon storage regulator CsrA, which translates into the protein MLVLSRVVGERISIGDNITVRILAVNGNHVRFGVEAPKNVNVHRAEIYRRILTQVEPVREPVA
- the ngg gene encoding N-acetylglutaminylglutamine synthetase, with the translated sequence MKAHATTYSQRLLRGQPPSYERLQARLAEDGNDPAPQPVAVHCGWGRLLVGHTFADPAALADELLNERDGERDIALYVAAPQQVLAQAPQQLFLDPSDTLRLWFSDYRPATRVFRGFRIRRAQSREDWLAINQLYVARGMLPIDPERLTPRHQGGPVYWLAEDEDSGALIGSVMGLNHHKAFHDPENGCSLWCLAVDPQCSRPGVGEVLVRHLIEHFMSRGLNHLDLSVLHDNRQAKNLYAKLGFRTLSTFAIKRKNGINQPLFLGPGPQAEFNPYARILVEEAHRRGIDVQVDDAAAGMFTLTHGGRRVRCRESLTDLTSAISMSLCQDKSLTHRVLRDAGLNVPHQQLAATAEDNRAFLRTHQRIVVKPLDGEQGQGVAVDLRTPEDVEQAIDAARAFDKRVLLESFHEGLDLRIVVIGFQVVAAALRHPAQVIGDGQHSIGALIEAQSRRRQAATDGESRIPLDGETQRTLHAAGYDYNTILAQGEQLAVRRTANLHTGGRLEDVTGILHATLAEAAIQAARALDIPVVGLDLMVPAADQPEYVFIEANERCGLANHEPQPTAERFIDLLFPHSRPLQ
- a CDS encoding osmoprotectant NAGGN system M42 family peptidase, whose translation is MTTPIPTPDLDYLQRVLLEMLAIPSPTGFTDTIVRYVAERLEELGIPFELTRRGTIRATLKGRQSSPDRAVSAHLDTIGAAVRAIKDNGRLSLAPVGCWSSRFAEGSRVSLFTDTGVIRGSVLPLMASGHAFNTAVDELPVSWDHIELRLDAYCATRADCDSLGIGIGDFVAFDPLPEFTESGHISARHLDDKAGVAALLAALKAIVESGVQPLIDCHPLFTITEEIGSGAAAALPWDVSEFVGIDIAPVAPGQHSNEHAVSVAMQDSGGPYDYHLSRHLLNLAAANELPVRRDLFRYYFSDAHSAVTAGHDSRMALLAFGCDATHGYERTHIDSLAALSRLLSAYLLSPPVFASDAQPATGSLERFSRQLEHGTQMESDTRVPAVDSLIGQRSPLD
- a CDS encoding YheU family protein, which codes for MLIPYDQLEPDTLTRLIEDFVSRDGTDNGDDTPQETRVLRVRQALSKGQAVIFFDLESQQCQLLPKHAVPKEFFD
- a CDS encoding SDR family oxidoreductase — its product is MQNRIMITGAGSGLGREIALRWAREGWRLALSDVSEAGLQETLGLVREAGGDGFTQRCDVRDYSQLTALAQACEDKFGGIDVIVNNAGVASGGFFSELSLEDWEWQIAINLMGVVKGCKAFLPLLEQSKGKIINIASMAALMQGPAMSNYNVAKAGVVALSESLLAELAQEEIAVHVVCPSFFQTNLLDSFRGPTPAMKAQVGKLLESSPITASDIADYIFERVVQGEFMILPHEQGRMAWALKQKNPQLLYDEMTVMANKMRAKARQSAQ